In the uncultured Methanolobus sp. genome, one interval contains:
- a CDS encoding IS66 family transposase: protein MEREEILAVYEAGPEAVIELVTRLLGIIEQQALQIAQLEERVKHLEEMLDKNSCNSSKPPSTDSYARKKPKVKAQRKKSDRSAGGQNGHPGTTLRMNDEPDELVVHHIDKCIKCGGSLVSVSPDYERRQVFDIPLITIKCIEHRCEIKKCPECSHMNKAVFPDGVTQPTQYGHRVRSFAVYLHTNQLLPYQRVVKLFSDILGCRISPATIVNIERNCYDKLEAFESGVRYLLKQSHAINLDETGLRINASRNWLHVAGTKNLTYYFVHKKRGSQAMDAMGILPGYTGVATHDFWKPYYKYDCQHSLCNAHLLRELTGVAEYSDQEWPKLMGDLLVCIKHQVDNGLLDTELIQKFSEDYDHITCYGMNEIPPDPESDVQSKKRGRKKQTAAKNLLDRFIRFKEDILRFMYDPDVSFDNNQAERDIRMTKVQQKISGTFRSEQGARNFCRIRGYVSTVNKKSLSVIDSISEIFNGNPLVYLLQN from the coding sequence ATGGAACGAGAAGAAATACTTGCGGTTTATGAAGCTGGTCCAGAAGCAGTAATAGAACTTGTAACTCGATTACTTGGAATCATTGAACAACAAGCTCTCCAAATTGCACAGCTTGAAGAACGTGTCAAGCATCTGGAAGAAATGCTTGATAAGAATAGTTGCAATAGTAGCAAACCACCTTCTACTGATTCTTATGCACGGAAAAAACCGAAGGTAAAAGCTCAGAGAAAAAAGAGTGATCGATCTGCTGGTGGACAAAATGGTCATCCGGGTACTACACTGAGAATGAATGATGAACCGGATGAACTTGTTGTTCATCATATAGACAAATGCATCAAGTGTGGTGGATCGTTAGTTTCTGTGTCCCCTGATTATGAAAGAAGACAGGTCTTTGACATTCCTCTAATAACCATCAAGTGCATTGAACATCGCTGTGAGATAAAAAAATGTCCTGAATGTTCTCATATGAACAAAGCAGTTTTTCCGGATGGTGTAACTCAGCCAACTCAATATGGTCATCGAGTTAGATCCTTTGCAGTTTATTTGCACACTAACCAGCTACTTCCCTATCAGCGTGTTGTCAAATTGTTCTCTGATATTTTAGGATGCAGGATCAGTCCTGCTACAATAGTGAACATCGAACGCAATTGCTATGATAAACTTGAAGCATTTGAAAGCGGAGTGAGATATCTCCTGAAGCAATCTCATGCTATCAACCTTGATGAAACAGGTTTAAGAATAAACGCATCCCGTAATTGGCTTCATGTAGCAGGTACTAAGAACCTCACATATTATTTTGTACATAAAAAAAGAGGGTCGCAAGCAATGGACGCCATGGGTATCCTGCCAGGTTATACTGGTGTTGCAACACATGATTTCTGGAAACCGTACTACAAATATGATTGCCAGCATTCATTATGTAATGCACATCTGTTAAGAGAGTTAACCGGAGTTGCTGAATACAGTGATCAAGAGTGGCCAAAGCTAATGGGTGATCTGTTGGTGTGCATCAAACACCAGGTAGATAATGGTCTTTTAGATACTGAACTAATTCAAAAGTTCAGTGAGGATTATGATCACATTACCTGTTATGGAATGAACGAAATTCCTCCTGATCCGGAATCAGATGTGCAGTCTAAAAAACGAGGACGTAAGAAGCAAACTGCAGCAAAGAACCTGCTGGATCGGTTCATAAGGTTTAAGGAGGATATCTTGCGGTTTATGTACGACCCGGACGTTTCGTTTGATAACAATCAGGCGGAAAGAGATATCAGAATGACGAAGGTACAGCAGAAGATATCAGGTACTTTCCGTAGTGAACAAGGGGCTAGAAATTTCTGCCGCATTAGAGGATACGTTTCTACTGTAAACAAGAAATCTCTATCGGTTATAGACTCGATTAGTGAAATATTCAATGGGAATCCACTTGTTTATTTATTGCAGAATTGA
- a CDS encoding 2,3-bisphosphoglycerate-dependent phosphoglycerate mutase, producing MNYLILVRHGQSIWNLENRFTGWVDVPLSEKGIKEAMDCATELKDMEIDVAFTSKLIRAQETLFLILAKQKKSGIFLHESEKRNEWSLHPVRFGETEIPIFSNDALNERFYGNLQGQNKQEARDKFGEEQVFIWRRSYDVRPPGGECLKDTYERTIPYFKEKIIPQLENGKNVLVAAHGNSLRSMIKYIENISDEDIPKLELATGKPVYYQFEDGKFRKEE from the coding sequence ATGAACTATCTGATATTGGTAAGACATGGGCAATCGATATGGAACCTTGAGAACAGGTTTACAGGATGGGTCGATGTTCCACTTAGTGAAAAGGGAATAAAGGAAGCAATGGATTGTGCCACCGAACTTAAGGATATGGAAATAGATGTTGCATTCACATCAAAGCTAATAAGGGCGCAGGAGACTCTGTTCCTTATACTTGCAAAGCAGAAGAAAAGCGGTATTTTCCTGCATGAAAGTGAGAAGAGAAATGAGTGGTCACTGCATCCTGTCAGATTTGGGGAAACGGAAATTCCGATATTTTCAAATGATGCCCTGAATGAAAGATTCTATGGTAATCTGCAGGGACAGAATAAACAGGAAGCAAGGGACAAGTTTGGTGAGGAACAGGTTTTCATCTGGAGAAGAAGCTATGATGTGCGACCACCAGGTGGTGAATGTCTCAAGGACACTTATGAGCGCACGATACCTTATTTTAAAGAAAAAATAATTCCACAACTGGAAAATGGAAAAAATGTGCTTGTTGCTGCACATGGTAACAGCCTGCGTTCTATGATAAAATATATTGAAAACATCAGCGATGAAGATATACCCAAACTTGAACTTGCAACAGGTAAGCCAGTATATTACCAATTTGAAGACGGTAAGTTTAGAAAAGAAGAGTAA
- the nudC gene encoding NAD(+) diphosphatase: MSSEETIKAPDFMPLVRPPEKDDSSDSLCFAFKNRELLLIGEEGNYRLPLMKEMEKLALPEIRTQYLGELIETSCYSMELDALKDSGELVSEVPFENSSVTDACDLSEKTCFVGLRELNGILGEKLAALAGKAVHIMEWDKNTVYCGRCGTETSLKEKERAKQCPKCGFTSFPKISPAIIVMIEKEDKLLLARSPHFPQGRYSIIAGFVEPGESIEQAVVREVMEEVGINIKNINYFGSQPWPFPDSLMIGFTAEHAEGDIKVDGVEIEDAGWYTKDEIPNIPGTNSISGQLIGYFIERHS; this comes from the coding sequence ATGAGCTCAGAGGAAACAATTAAGGCTCCGGATTTCATGCCGCTGGTCCGGCCACCAGAGAAAGATGACAGCAGTGACAGTCTTTGTTTTGCTTTTAAAAACCGTGAATTATTACTTATTGGCGAAGAGGGAAATTACAGATTACCTCTGATGAAAGAGATGGAGAAACTTGCTTTGCCGGAAATAAGAACTCAGTATCTTGGAGAACTCATTGAGACCTCATGTTATTCCATGGAACTTGACGCTTTGAAAGATTCAGGTGAATTAGTATCTGAAGTTCCTTTTGAAAATTCATCTGTGACAGATGCCTGTGATCTCAGTGAAAAGACCTGTTTTGTCGGACTCAGGGAACTGAACGGCATTCTTGGAGAAAAGCTAGCTGCACTTGCAGGCAAAGCTGTTCACATCATGGAATGGGACAAAAATACTGTCTACTGCGGCAGGTGTGGAACTGAAACCTCACTAAAAGAGAAGGAAAGAGCAAAACAATGTCCGAAATGCGGCTTCACATCATTCCCTAAAATATCACCTGCAATAATTGTCATGATCGAGAAAGAGGACAAACTTCTGCTGGCACGCTCTCCTCACTTCCCGCAGGGAAGATACAGCATCATTGCAGGATTTGTTGAACCTGGAGAATCCATTGAACAGGCTGTTGTAAGGGAAGTTATGGAAGAAGTCGGCATCAATATCAAGAACATAAATTACTTCGGAAGCCAGCCCTGGCCTTTCCCGGATTCGCTTATGATAGGTTTTACCGCCGAACATGCAGAAGGTGACATTAAAGTTGATGGTGTTGAGATAGAGGATGCCGGATGGTACACAAAAGATGAGATTCCAAACATTCCGGGAACTAACAGCATATCAGGACAACTGATAGGGTATTTTATAGAGCGGCATTCCTGA
- a CDS encoding DUF2341 domain-containing protein, with product MVSSLAFVQTCAALTYSGGGEWNYSEEILIKENSGSSLVNYQIPIVLNSSNFDFSLAQSEGGDIRFTSGDSQLKHWVEEWNTKKEIATIWVKVPSIPAGSNTKITMYYGNPKASDTVSGPGTFVFFDAFTGTSAFSNWDSFTTGGGEQDVSNGVCKLIVPKFHPEDVSSIKSEDEFSINSIFVVKRSKTTTGEDSRGPVISQGFVDPQKETKNQILAVSELENETGVSWTLKNEDGDARYYPSDLTDIDEIEGDWYTIGVAWYMEDELGSVAWYKDGVRDSTMDITSTGEYDYVPVDDMKVYISANSYSDASDNTGYASIDYAYVRNFVPEEPTVTFESSMQEEEVIAEAPARINITPASGGIMAAIRIFNTTDYDEDAIVELKESGLNTIMVLINEDDIWNLERFVKTVHDNDMQVYAIIFNDPNSDTNEDNSVYVQNALEEVIDYNNKSLSAFDGVNIALDPCTNDLENACALNLLLLEDVRKTAGNELAIAVDIPVSYTLSDISGISGTADLIILQTYKLGETNPDTRSDIIDSVASRMGEIRASEGKALIGISVNKDFLTDADVQSLLSELEDYYEDDSAFVGTSIAVYEDYEAYASVHETVEVETENKSSNTPGFTGMSAIAGIAGVIAISFIQKRRSKEK from the coding sequence TTGGTAAGCAGTTTAGCATTTGTGCAGACATGTGCAGCATTGACATATTCAGGTGGCGGGGAATGGAATTATTCAGAAGAAATCTTAATCAAAGAGAACTCAGGCAGCAGTCTGGTAAATTACCAGATTCCCATTGTTCTGAACAGTTCGAATTTTGATTTCTCCCTTGCCCAATCGGAAGGAGGAGATATACGTTTTACATCCGGTGACTCCCAGCTCAAACACTGGGTGGAAGAATGGAATACAAAAAAGGAGATAGCAACCATATGGGTGAAAGTGCCTTCGATTCCTGCTGGGAGTAATACTAAAATCACAATGTACTATGGTAATCCAAAGGCAAGTGACACCGTAAGCGGTCCCGGAACTTTTGTGTTTTTTGATGCTTTCACCGGCACCAGCGCTTTTTCAAACTGGGATTCATTCACAACTGGTGGTGGGGAACAGGATGTTTCTAATGGCGTGTGCAAACTCATAGTTCCTAAATTCCATCCTGAAGATGTTTCCAGCATTAAGTCTGAGGATGAATTTTCAATAAATTCCATATTTGTAGTCAAAAGATCAAAAACCACAACCGGAGAAGATAGCAGGGGTCCTGTGATATCACAGGGATTTGTTGACCCGCAGAAAGAGACAAAAAATCAAATACTTGCCGTATCAGAGCTTGAAAATGAAACAGGGGTAAGCTGGACACTTAAAAATGAAGATGGCGATGCGCGCTACTATCCTTCAGACCTTACGGATATTGATGAGATTGAAGGCGACTGGTACACAATTGGAGTTGCCTGGTATATGGAAGATGAACTTGGAAGTGTAGCATGGTATAAGGATGGTGTCAGGGACAGCACAATGGATATTACATCAACTGGAGAGTACGACTATGTTCCTGTTGATGATATGAAGGTGTATATCTCTGCCAACTCATACTCTGACGCTTCTGATAATACTGGATATGCATCTATAGACTATGCCTATGTACGCAATTTTGTCCCTGAAGAACCTACTGTGACATTTGAAAGTTCAATGCAGGAAGAGGAAGTTATCGCAGAAGCTCCTGCCAGGATAAACATAACACCTGCCAGTGGTGGTATTATGGCCGCAATACGCATCTTCAATACAACTGATTATGACGAGGATGCCATAGTTGAGCTGAAAGAAAGCGGACTTAACACTATTATGGTCCTGATCAATGAAGACGATATCTGGAACCTTGAGAGATTCGTTAAGACAGTGCATGATAATGATATGCAGGTCTATGCAATTATATTCAACGATCCGAACAGCGATACCAATGAAGACAACTCCGTTTATGTACAGAATGCTCTTGAAGAGGTAATTGATTACAACAACAAGTCACTTTCAGCATTTGATGGTGTGAATATTGCCCTAGATCCATGTACAAATGACCTAGAAAATGCATGTGCATTAAACCTTCTTTTGCTTGAAGATGTAAGGAAAACAGCAGGCAATGAACTTGCGATTGCTGTTGATATTCCTGTGTCTTATACACTGTCTGATATTTCAGGTATTTCAGGGACGGCTGATCTGATTATTCTCCAGACATACAAACTGGGAGAAACAAATCCTGATACAAGATCAGATATCATTGATTCCGTAGCATCCAGAATGGGCGAGATCAGGGCATCAGAAGGAAAAGCACTCATAGGTATTTCAGTAAATAAGGATTTCCTGACGGATGCTGATGTGCAGAGTCTTCTTTCTGAGCTTGAGGACTATTATGAAGACGACAGCGCATTCGTGGGGACATCAATTGCTGTTTATGAAGACTACGAAGCTTATGCCAGTGTTCATGAAACAGTTGAAGTCGAAACTGAAAATAAAAGCAGCAACACTCCAGGATTTACAGGAATGTCAGCAATAGCTGGAATTGCCGGAGTAATAGCAATTTCCTTTATCCAAAAAAGAAGGTCAAAAGAAAAGTGA